One Papaver somniferum cultivar HN1 chromosome 10, ASM357369v1, whole genome shotgun sequence genomic window carries:
- the LOC113317743 gene encoding uncharacterized protein LOC113317743: MAATLIMSSSPTPNLNDSTINNLINKPKISSNFGFLTQSNWRISQKKKINSIATKEKTNPKFGSIVVSASALDSMSSSTSSSLEFDVVVVGAGVIGLTIARQFLNESDTLSVAVVDAFVPCSHGATGAGQGYLWMVHKTPGAEKWELAMRSKRLWEMLAETMQDQGRDPLDLLGWKKTGSLLIGRTQEDASALKERVKLLSEAGLRAEYLSCEDLRLKEPSLEIQKEGGAGFLPDDCQLDARRTVVFLEKENRQFALRSRYAEFYNEPALRLIRSDKTGEVEAVQTSKNLLYCKKAVVVAAGSWSGSLMKTLLQESNIQVDVPVKPRKGHLLVIENFKAMQLNHGLMEVGYINHQFTSSAPEDARTLSVSMAATMDSVGNLVLGSSREFAGFDWEVDDSIIDQIWARAGEFFPPLREVSLEDLTKNRKVRVGHRPYMPGGKPMIGPVPGLPKLVLAAGHEGEGLSLALGTAEMVADMVLGNTGKVNFTPYSVRGRER, encoded by the exons ATGGCTGCTACACTAATCATGTCTTCTTCTCCAACCCCTAACTTAAACGATAGTACGATTAATAATCTTATAAATAAACCaaaaatttcatcaaattttggtTTCTTGACTCAATCTAACTGGAGAATTTctcagaagaagaagattaataGTATCGCCactaaagaaaaaacaaatcctAAATTTGGATCTATAGTCGTGTCAGCATCAGCATTGGACTCAATGTCGTCGTCAACGTCTTCTTCGTTGGAATTCGATGTTGTAGTAGTAGGAGCTGGAGTTATCGGGTTGACGATAGCTCGTCAATTTCTGAACGAGTCAGATACTTtatctgttgctgttgttgatgcTTTTGTTCCTTGCTCTCATGGTGCTACTGGTGCTG GTCAAGGGTACCTATGGATGGTACACAAAACACCAGGAGCCGAGAAATGGGAACTTGCTATGAGAAGCAAGAGATTATGGGAAATGCTGGCTGAAACCATGCAAGATCAAGGCAGGGATCCTTTGGATCTATTGGGCTGGAAGAAGACAG GAAGCTTGTTAATTGGAAGGACACAAGAAGACGCTTCCGCGCTAAAAGAGAGGGTGAAGCTGCTATCTGAAGCTGGACTGAGAGCTGAGTACTTGTCTTGTGAAGATTTGCGTTTAAAGGAACCTTCACTTGAGATACAGAAAGAAGGTGGAGCTGGTTTTTTACCAGATGACTGCCAATTGGATGCTCGGCGGACTGTTGTATTTCTTGAGAAG GAAAACAGGCAATTTGCCTTGAGAAGCAGATATGCAGAGTTCTATAACGAGCCAGCACTTCGACTAATAAG ATCAGACAAAACTGGAGAGGTTGAAGCTGTTCAAACTTCTAAGAATCTATTGTACTGTAAGAAAGCTGTTGTCGTCGCAGCAGGTTCATGGAGTGGATCCCTGATGAAAACCCTGCTCCAGGAGTCAAACATACAAGTAGATGTCCCTGTAAAGCCTCGTAAG GGCCACTTGCTTGTGATAGAGAATTTCAAGGCAATGCAACTTAACCATGGTCTTATGGAGGTGGGGtacataaatcatcaatttactTCATCTGCGCCGGAGGATGCTCGGACCTTATCTGTTTCAATGGCTGCCACAATGGATTCAGTCGGGAACCTTGTTCTAG GGAGCAGCCGTGAGTTTGCTGGGTTCGATTGGGAAgtcgatgattcaatcattgACCAGATATGGGCACGTGCTGGGGAATTTTTTCCGCCTTTAAGAGAAGTGTCCCTCGAAGATCTTACCAAGAACAGAAAAGTGAGAGTTGGACATCGCCCTTATA TGCCAGGTGGAAAACCAATGATTGGACCTGTTCCTGGTCTTCCGAAGTTAGTACTTGCAGCTGGACACGAAGGAGAAGGACTTTCACTG GCTTTGGGGACTGCTGAAATGGTGGCTGATATGGTGTTGGGAAATACTGGGAAAGTCAATTTCACACCCTACTCTGTCCGTGGACGGGAACGCTGA
- the LOC113317744 gene encoding phosphoglycolate phosphatase 1B, chloroplastic-like, which yields MLSNCCRASLSITIASTLKSPNNFPKSLFLGQKKTSLFLNPIFKKWNNSRMEFSTSSSTSKMTIKASSAEALKNANELIDSVETFIFDCDGVIWKGDSLFEGVPETLDMLRAKGKRLIFVTNNSTKSRKQYGKKFETLGLSVNEEEIFASSFAAAAYLKSIDFPKDKKVYVVGEEGILKELDLAEYQHLGGPEDGGKKIELKPGFLMEHDESVGAVVVGFDRNFNYYKVQYATLCIRENPGCLFIATNRDAVTHLTDAQEWAGGGSMVGALVGSTQREPIVVGKPSTFMMDYVSKEFGIEKSQICMVGDRLDTDILFGQNGGCKTLLVLSGVTSLPMLQSPSNSIKPDFYTNKISDLLSLSAATV from the exons ATGCTGAGTAATTGTTGCAGAGCTTCTCTTTCCATTACAATTGCTTCAACTCTTAAATCCCCTAATAACTTCCCTAAATCTCTATTTCTGGGGCAAAAGAAAACTTCTTTATTCTTAAACCCTATTTTCAAGAAATGGAATAATTCTAGGATGgagttttctacttcaagttctaCTTCTAAGATGACGATCAAAGCTTCTTCAGCTGAAGCCCTCAAAAATGCTAATGAATTAATTGATTCCGTCGAAACTTTTATTTTCGATTGCGATG GTGTTATATGGAAAGGAGATAGTTTGTTTGAAGGAGTACCTGAAACTTTGGACATGCTTCGCGCAAAG GGAAAGAGattaatttttgttacaaacaacTCGACAAAGTCCCGAAAACAGTACGGGAAGAAGTTTGAGACACTTGGTCTTAGTGTCAATGAG GAGGAGATATTTGCATCATCGTTTGCTGCGGCTGCTTATTTGAAGTCCATCGATTTCCCCAAGGACAAAAAG GTTTACGTAGTTGGTGAGGAGGGCATTTTAAAGGAATTAGATCTTGCTGAGTACCAACATCTTGGTGGACCG GAAGATGGTGGGAAAAAGATAGAGTTGAAACCTGGTTTTCTCATGGAGCACGACGAAAGT GTTGGTGCTGTTGTTGTAGGATTTGATCGCAACTTTAACTACTACAAAGTTCA GTATGCAACCCTCTGTATACGTGAAAATCCAGGTTGCCTTTTCATTGCTACAAACCGTGATGCTGTGACTCATCTGACTGATGCTCAAGAATGGGCAG GTGGTGGTTCTATGGTTGGTGCTTTAGTTGGATCAACTCAGCGTGAACCTATTGTTGTAGGAAAGCCCTCAACTTTTATGATGGACTACGTATCAAAAGA GTTTGGCATTGAGAAGTCACAAATTTGCATGGTTGGGGATAGATTGGACACCGATATATTATTTGGACAAAATGGTGGTTGTAAAACCCTTCTGGTTCTTTCAG GTGTAACTTCCTTGCCCATGCTTCAGAGTCCAAGCAACTCCATCAAACCAGACTTCTATACCAACAAGATTTCAGATCTCCTTTCACTCAGCGCCGCAACTGTTTAA